In the genome of Ancylomarina subtilis, one region contains:
- a CDS encoding CPBP family intramembrane glutamic endopeptidase: MLLIIILGNLIPVIFGIIAFKQWRKAGLSKNEIGQKLGFRPFFKFQLLTGLLIGAVIFALIFLIFLYGDLLTITQFSWTNGHFFKIVLIFAAAAFAEEIIFRSFFINGLKLYLKSTALIIFITALFFGFVHMFNQGSTHLSTLSAFIGGIMYALAFIKTEKLWLPIGLHFSWNFFQAFVFGFPVSGFVIDGLFKINISGQEFLTGGEYGPEGGLVGIIARCLVIFTVGLIYKSNKDGNKA; encoded by the coding sequence ATGCTACTAATTATAATACTTGGAAATCTAATACCGGTGATCTTTGGAATTATTGCTTTTAAACAATGGAGAAAAGCAGGGCTCAGCAAAAATGAAATTGGTCAGAAATTAGGATTCAGACCTTTTTTTAAATTTCAATTACTCACAGGACTTTTAATTGGAGCGGTAATTTTTGCCTTAATTTTTCTAATATTCTTATATGGGGATTTACTAACTATCACCCAATTTTCATGGACCAATGGGCATTTCTTCAAGATCGTTTTAATCTTCGCAGCCGCAGCTTTCGCTGAAGAAATAATATTTAGAAGCTTTTTCATAAATGGATTAAAACTCTATTTAAAGTCAACGGCACTCATTATTTTCATAACGGCACTTTTTTTTGGCTTTGTTCATATGTTTAATCAGGGTTCAACACACTTATCTACACTAAGTGCATTCATCGGAGGAATTATGTATGCCCTTGCATTCATTAAAACAGAAAAATTATGGCTGCCAATCGGATTACATTTCTCCTGGAATTTCTTTCAAGCTTTTGTGTTTGGATTTCCTGTTAGTGGGTTTGTTATTGATGGATTATTTAAAATAAATATCTCAGGACAGGAATTTCTGACTGGAGGAGAATATGGACCGGAAGGTGGCCTAGTTGGCATTATTGCACGTTGTCTTGTGATATTTACAGTTGGGTTAATATATAAATCTAATAAGGACGGTAACAAAGCTTGA
- a CDS encoding YybH family protein — protein sequence MKKTALYFGISVTCIMLLSSCIQQSADVSKDIEKANKVFIEAFNQSSPDAVTACYTSNAKIFPTNSEIVEGHEAINKFWTVGMKMGIKKVLLETLSATAYGHIAIEEGLYTLYADNDHIIDQGKYIVTWRKEGGKWKIERDIWNTNSPSVETKYKICEDNFIAQLAASINFAKSKKVNPVEYGKYIGGLHADGWQPKDEDHLKYFMNGYKWNMNLFKNFRMETLEQSDTMVKAKTKADWTHLSAEEKFYGVDSVEMNEWLKAAWTAIANHLNLEYKQEQDGDWIVFTVTKR from the coding sequence ATGAAAAAAACAGCACTTTATTTCGGAATCAGTGTTACGTGCATAATGCTATTGAGTAGTTGTATTCAACAGTCAGCAGATGTAAGTAAGGATATTGAAAAGGCCAACAAAGTCTTTATCGAGGCATTCAATCAGTCTAGTCCTGATGCAGTAACAGCCTGTTACACCAGCAATGCCAAAATATTCCCAACAAATAGCGAAATAGTTGAAGGCCACGAAGCCATCAATAAGTTTTGGACAGTGGGAATGAAAATGGGAATTAAAAAAGTTCTTTTAGAAACCCTATCGGCTACTGCATACGGTCATATCGCGATAGAAGAAGGCCTGTATACACTTTATGCTGACAATGACCATATTATTGATCAGGGGAAATACATTGTCACCTGGCGCAAAGAAGGTGGGAAATGGAAGATAGAACGAGATATTTGGAATACAAACTCCCCTTCTGTTGAAACCAAATACAAAATTTGCGAAGATAACTTTATTGCTCAGCTTGCCGCCAGTATCAATTTTGCCAAATCAAAAAAAGTAAATCCTGTTGAATACGGTAAATATATTGGAGGACTTCACGCTGATGGCTGGCAGCCTAAAGATGAAGATCATCTTAAATACTTTATGAACGGCTATAAGTGGAACATGAATTTATTTAAGAATTTCCGGATGGAAACCCTTGAACAATCAGACACTATGGTTAAAGCCAAAACAAAAGCCGATTGGACGCATTTATCGGCAGAAGAAAAATTCTATGGCGTTGATTCTGTAGAAATGAATGAATGGTTAAAAGCAGCCTGGACCGCCATTGCCAACCATCTGAATTTGGAATACAAACAGGAACAGGATGGTGATTGGATTGTGTTTACTGTAACAAAACGATAA